In Streptomyces sp. ML-6, the genomic stretch GCTCGGCCAGCCCCACCGTCACCCGCAGGATGTCCGCCATCACGTCCTCGTACCCGACCCGGTGCGGCCGGGTCCGGGGCTCGGCGCCGCCCGCGTGCGTGCACACCAGCCCGGCGCCGTACCGCGCGGCGACCTCCGCGAGCTTCGGGTCGAAGCCGCCCCACGCGTCGTTCAGCACGTCCGCGCCGGCCTCGCAGACCGCCGCGCCCACGTCGTGCCGCCAGGTGTCGACGCTGATCACCACGTCCGGGTGGCGGCGGCGCACCTCCGCGACGAACCCCACCGTGCGGCGGGCCTCCTCCTCGGCGGTCACCTCCTCACCGGGGCCCGCCTTCACGCCCCCGATGTCGACGATCGCCGCACCGTCCGCGATCGCCTGCTCGACCCGGGCGAGCGCCGGTTCGTCCCGGAAGGTCGCGCCCTGGTCGTAGAAGGAATCCGGGGTGCGGTTCACGATCGCCATGATCACCGGCTCGTGCGCACCGAATTCGCGCCGTCCCAGTCTCAGCGCACCGCTTCGCATCCCGTGTCTCTCCTCCGGTAGATCGCCCCGCGGGTCGCCTGCGCCCTGGGCCGTGCCCGCCAAGTTATCGCCTGGTCCCGGCCGCCGGTCCCACGGTCCCGGCCGGACGGA encodes the following:
- the folP gene encoding dihydropteroate synthase, coding for MRSGALRLGRREFGAHEPVIMAIVNRTPDSFYDQGATFRDEPALARVEQAIADGAAIVDIGGVKAGPGEEVTAEEEARRTVGFVAEVRRRHPDVVISVDTWRHDVGAAVCEAGADVLNDAWGGFDPKLAEVAARYGAGLVCTHAGGAEPRTRPHRVGYEDVMADILRVTVGLAERAVALGVRPDGIMIDPGHDFGKNTRHSLEATRRLGEMTETGWPVLVSLSNKDFVGETLDRPVKERVLGTLATTAVSAWLGAQVYRVHEVAETRQVLDMVASIAGHREPAVARRGLA